The DNA segment ATGCCATTGGCAAAGTGAAACACCGCGGCAACGACGCCCACAACGTAGAACCAATACATGGCAGGATTGGACAAAATTCCCGCCATCATTTGGTAGAAATCCGGTTCAGCCGGCCGCATCAGGCGGGTCTCCCAGACGTGCCAGGCCACGAAGATCAGCGTCAGAATCCCTGTCACGCGCTGCAAGACAAACATCCAGTTACGAAAAGTTCCGAAATTTTTCAAATTCACGCTTGCCTGGTACATGACGTAAAGGCCGTAAATCGCATGGAACAGCAGCGGCAAAAAAATAAGTCCCACTTCCAAAACAATGAGAAAAGGCAGGCTCTCCAGCATGGCTGCCGCTTGGTTGTAGGCTTCCG comes from the Bacillus thermozeamaize genome and includes:
- a CDS encoding succinate dehydrogenase; the encoded protein is MAKGTFFMRKIHSLFGVLPVGIFLIMHLTTNYQATKGAEAYNQAAAMLESLPFLIVLEVGLIFLPLLFHAIYGLYVMYQASVNLKNFGTFRNWMFVLQRVTGILTLIFVAWHVWETRLMRPAEPDFYQMMAGILSNPAMYWFYVVGVVAAVFHFANGMWSFLVSWGITVGPRAQQISTYVWMVVFVLLSIVGISAINAFV